Proteins encoded together in one Salvelinus namaycush isolate Seneca chromosome 26, SaNama_1.0, whole genome shotgun sequence window:
- the LOC120021822 gene encoding alpha-2,8-sialyltransferase 8E-like — MLRRRMGYADPTSGRDLLGNRSLCFIFICAFGLVTLLQQILYGKNYIKRYLDSYDGSYDYNSTACKELRQEIMDVKVLTMVKTSELFERWRNLQVCKWQQNMVETNNFKMSLSRCCNAPSFLFTTKRNTPAGTKLRYEVDTSGILPISTEVFKMFPNDMPYSKSQFKKCAVVGNGGIIKNSKCGKDIDSADFVFRCNIPPINEKYSADVGAKTDLVTINPSIITERFQKLEKWRRPFYEVLQNYENSSVVLPAFYNTRNTDVSFRVKYMLDDFDSQRGVFFFHPQYLLNVQRFWTVQGVRAKRLSSGLMLVTAAMELCEEVHLYGFWAFPMNPSGIFITHHYYDNVKPRPGFHAMPHEIFNFMHMHTRGILNVHSGPCT, encoded by the exons ATGCTGCGCCGAAGAATGGGATACGCCGACCCTACGTCGGGTAGAGATTTACTCGGCAATAGGTCGCTTTGTTTTATATTCATTTGCGCATTTGGACTGGTTACACTTTTACAGCAGATTCTCTATGGAAAAAACTACATTAAAAG GTATCTGGACTCATACGATGGATCCTATGACTACAACTCCACTGCATGCAAAGAGCTCAGGCAGGAGATTATGGATGTCAAAGTCCTGACCAT GGTGAAGACGTCGGAGCTGTTTGAGAGATGGAGGAACCTGCAGGTGTGCAAGTGGCAGCAGAACATGGTGGAGACCAACAACTTCAA GATGTCTCTGTCGCGGTGTTGTAACGCACCCTCCTTCCTGTTCACGACCAAGAGGAACACTCCAGCAGGCACCAAGCTGAGGTATGAGGTGGACACCAGTGGCATCCTGCCCATCAGTACTGAGGTCTTCAAGATGTTTCCTAAC GACATGCCGTACTCCAAGTCTCAGTTTAAGAAATGTGCAGTTGTCGGAAACGGAGGAATCATCAAGAACAGCAAATGTGGGAAGGATATTGACTCCGCAGATTTCGTGTTTAG ATGCAACATTCCACCCATCAACGAGAAGTACTCGGCTGATGTAGGCGCCAAAACGGATCTGGTGACGATTAATCCAAGTATTATAACGGAGAG ATTCCAGAAGCTAGAGAAGTGGCGGCGACCATTTTACGAGGTTCTTCAGAACTACGAGAACTCGTCAGTGGTCCTACCCGCCTTCTACAACACGCGTAACACTGACGTCTCCTTCCGGGTCAAGTACATGCTGGACGACTTTGACTCCCAGAGGGGTGTGTTCTTCTTCCACCCCCAGTACCTGCTCAACGTCCAGCGCTTCTGGACTGTCCAGGGTGTCCGCGCCAAACGCCTCAGCAGCGGCCTGATGCTAGTCACCGCCGCCATGGAACTGTGCGAGGAGGTCCACCTCTATGGCTTCTGGGCGTTTCCCATGAACCCCTCGGGCATTTTCATCACGCACCATTACTATGACAACGTCAAGCCCCGCCCCGGGTTCCACGCCATGCCCCACGAGATCTTTAACTTCATGCACATGCACACGCGAGGTATCCTCAATGTACACTCAGGACCTTGCACATGA